The following coding sequences lie in one Arachis stenosperma cultivar V10309 chromosome 5, arast.V10309.gnm1.PFL2, whole genome shotgun sequence genomic window:
- the LOC130980538 gene encoding secreted RxLR effector protein 161-like: MGTSMHPNSKLEKGETEKDVDETRYIGSLMYLTSSRPDIVQSVGMCSRFQSKPKESHLSANKRIIRYVHGTSNFGLWYPKVDNFSAVGYCDANFAGDKVDRRGISGFRYFLGKSLNVWSIFVSQDGMRQFWANEESSF; encoded by the exons ATGGGAACTTCCATGCACCCTAATTCAAAATTAGAAAAGggagaaactgagaaagatgTAGATGAGACTAGGTATATTGGCTCTCTTATGTACTTAACTTCCTCTAGACCTgatattgtgcaaagtgttggaATGTGTTCAAGATTCCAATCAAAACCAAAAGAGTCACATCTTTCTGCAAATAAgaggatcattagatatgttcatggcacatccAATTTTGGTTTATGGTATCCTAAGGTTGATAATTTTTCTgcagttggttattgtgatgcaAATTTTGCTGGTGATAAAGTTGATAGAAGGGGCATATCAGGCTTCCGTTATTTCCTTGGAAAGTCTCTGAAtgtttggtcaa tTTTTGTCTCACAGGATGGGATGAGACAATTCTGGGCAAATGAAGAATCATCTTTCTGA